A single genomic interval of Mycolicibacterium sp. MU0053 harbors:
- a CDS encoding flavin-containing monooxygenase, which yields MTATPPGTECGPTDTPTDIDIPAIRERYAAERAKRLRPEGGDQYLELEGDFADFYEVDPYTTPVERDPITEDVDVVILGGGFAGLLAGAYLKKAGVDGIRVIEMAGDFGGVWYWNRFPGIQCDNDAYCYIPLLEELDFMPSKKFADGAEIFQHCRNIGKHFGLYDGALFSTQVRELQWEDAPQRWSIRTDRGDEIRARFVVMAQGSYNRPKLPGIPGIKDFTGHVFHSARWDYDYTGGNADGGLHKLADKRVALVGTGATGIQLVPHLGRDAQQLYVFQRTPSSVDARTNPPTDPAWAAALQPGWQEERKRNFHNWSPFVGVVFGEPDLVCDFWTELGRNLTARIAATADPAAVTIEQIMAFREEEDFKIMERLRRLVAEVVADPATAEALKPYYRFMCKRPTSSEHYLATFNRPNVTLVDVSESKGVERLTEKGIVANGVEYEVDCVIFASGFEISTEISRRFAIDRIVGRDGLSLFDHWRDDYKTLHGMTSRGFPNQFFMGFIQGGVSANTTAMFEQQAKHIAYLIAEAQTRGASLVEPTQEGQDAWVATVGELAIDNSAFELSCTPGYYNNEGRGGAERNGAFLGDFYSPGFYAFDELIAQWRDQGDLEGLEIR from the coding sequence ATGACCGCGACCCCGCCGGGCACCGAGTGCGGGCCCACCGACACCCCGACCGACATCGACATCCCGGCCATCCGGGAACGCTACGCCGCGGAACGCGCCAAGCGGCTGCGACCCGAGGGCGGCGACCAATACCTGGAACTCGAAGGCGATTTCGCCGATTTCTACGAGGTCGACCCCTACACCACCCCCGTCGAACGAGACCCGATCACCGAGGACGTCGACGTCGTCATCCTCGGTGGCGGCTTCGCCGGTCTGCTGGCCGGGGCCTACCTGAAAAAGGCCGGGGTGGACGGGATTCGGGTCATCGAGATGGCCGGAGATTTCGGCGGCGTGTGGTACTGGAACCGGTTTCCCGGCATCCAGTGCGACAACGACGCCTACTGCTATATCCCGCTGCTGGAAGAACTCGACTTCATGCCGAGTAAGAAGTTCGCCGACGGTGCCGAGATCTTCCAGCACTGCCGCAACATCGGCAAACACTTCGGCCTCTACGACGGTGCGCTCTTCTCCACCCAGGTGCGCGAATTGCAGTGGGAGGACGCACCGCAACGCTGGTCGATCCGCACCGACCGCGGTGACGAGATCCGGGCCCGCTTCGTGGTGATGGCGCAGGGTTCCTACAACCGCCCGAAACTGCCGGGCATCCCGGGCATCAAGGATTTCACCGGCCACGTGTTCCATTCCGCGCGCTGGGATTACGACTACACCGGCGGCAACGCCGATGGTGGCCTGCACAAGCTGGCCGACAAGCGGGTCGCGCTGGTCGGCACCGGCGCCACCGGTATCCAGCTGGTGCCGCACCTGGGCCGGGACGCCCAGCAGCTCTACGTCTTCCAGCGCACGCCGTCCTCGGTCGACGCCCGCACCAACCCGCCCACCGACCCGGCCTGGGCAGCCGCGCTGCAGCCTGGCTGGCAGGAAGAACGCAAACGCAACTTCCACAACTGGTCGCCGTTCGTGGGTGTGGTGTTCGGCGAACCGGACCTGGTGTGCGACTTCTGGACCGAACTGGGGCGCAACCTGACCGCACGGATCGCGGCCACCGCGGACCCGGCCGCGGTGACCATCGAGCAGATCATGGCATTCCGGGAGGAGGAGGACTTCAAGATCATGGAGCGGCTGCGCCGCCTGGTCGCCGAGGTCGTGGCGGACCCGGCCACCGCGGAGGCGCTCAAGCCCTACTACCGCTTCATGTGCAAGCGCCCGACGTCCAGCGAGCACTACCTGGCCACGTTCAATCGACCCAACGTGACGCTGGTCGATGTGTCGGAGTCCAAGGGCGTCGAACGTCTCACCGAGAAGGGCATCGTCGCCAACGGGGTGGAGTACGAAGTCGACTGCGTGATCTTCGCCAGCGGCTTCGAGATCTCCACCGAGATCAGCCGTCGCTTCGCGATCGATCGCATCGTGGGCCGCGACGGGCTGTCCCTGTTCGACCACTGGCGCGACGACTACAAGACGCTGCACGGGATGACCAGCCGCGGATTCCCCAACCAGTTCTTCATGGGGTTCATCCAGGGCGGCGTGTCGGCCAACACCACGGCCATGTTCGAACAGCAGGCCAAGCACATCGCCTACCTCATCGCCGAGGCACAGACCCGCGGCGCCAGCCTGGTGGAGCCCACCCAGGAGGGGCAGGACGCCTGGGTGGCGACCGTCGGCGAATTGGCGATCGACAACTCGGCGTTCGAACTGTCCTGCACGCCCGGTTATTACAACAACGAGGGCCGCGGCGGTGCCGAACGCAACGGGGCGTTCCTGGGCGACTTCTACTCGCCGGGGTTCTACGCCTTCGACGAACTCATTGCACAGTGGCGGGACCAGGGCGACCTCGAGGGACTGGAGATTCGTTGA